The following are encoded together in the Tripterygium wilfordii isolate XIE 37 chromosome 3, ASM1340144v1, whole genome shotgun sequence genome:
- the LOC119995096 gene encoding laccase-4-like isoform X1 gives MEFSYCLRFLLLIACLSPALVECRVRRYTFNVVMKNTTRLCSSKPIVTVNGKFPGPTLYAREDDTVLVRVINKVKYNVSIHWHGIRQLQTGWADGPAYITQCPIQPGQNYVYNFNITGQRGTLLWHAHILWLRATVHGAIVILPKRGVPYPFPTPHKEVVVILGDYESFFKNKFSVNCGHYDAEIGIEILQFSIAAEWWKSDTEAVINQALKSGLAPNVSDAHTINGHPGTFSTCPSQGGFTLPVQSGQTYMLRIINAALNEELFFKIAGHKLTIVEVDATYVKPFKTDTILIAPGQTTNALITTDQNTGKYLVAAAPFMDSPIAVDNVTATATLHYSGTLSNAATTLTTPPPRNATAVANKFTNSLKSLNSQKYPAKVPLKIDHSLFFTVGLGVNPCPTCKAGNGSRVVASINNVTFVMPTTALLQAHFFNIGGVFTTDFPKNPPHTFNYTGTPPANLQTTNGTKVYKLKYNSTVQLVMQDTGIISTENHPVHLHGFNFFAVGRGVGNYIPNTDPNNFNLVDPVERNTIGVPSGGWVGIRFRADNPGVWFMHCHLEVHTTWGLKMAFLVEDGKGPNQSLLPPPSDLPKC, from the exons GTGGTGATGAAAAATACTACCAGACTATGTTCAAGTAAGCCTATTGTCACTGTCAATGGGAAGTTCCCAGGACCAACTCTTTATGCCAGGGAAGATGACACAGTGCTTGTTAGGGTCATCAACAAAGTCAAATATAATGTATCTATTCACTG GCATGGAATCCGGCAACTCCAAACGGGTTGGGCTGATGGTCCTGCATACATTACCCAGTGCCCAATCCAGCCTGGGCAAAACTAtgtgtacaatttcaacattacAGGTCAGAGAGGCACACTCCTCTGGCATGCACACATTCTCTGGTTGAGGGCCACAGTCCATGGTGCCATTGTTATCTTGCCTAAGCGTGGTGTCCCATATCCATTCCCAACTCCCCATAAAGAAGTTGTGGTCATATTAGGTGACTATGAATCTTTCTTTAAGAACAAATTTTCTGTAAATTGTGGTCATTACGACGCAGAAATTGGAATTGAAATCTTACAATTTTCAATTGCAGCTGAATGGTGGAAATCGGACACAGAAGCTGTGATTAACCAAGCTCTCAAATCTGGATTGGCACCAAATGTATCTGATGCTCACACTATCAATGGCCATCCTGGAACCTTCTCAACTTGTCCTTCACAAG GTGGGTTCACATTGCCAGTCCAAAGTGGGCAGACATACATGCTAAGGATTATCAATGCTGCACTCAATGAAGAGCTCTTCTTTAAGATTGCCGGGCACAAGCTCACCATTGTAGAAGTTGATGCCACATATGTCAAACCATTCAAAACAGACACAATCCTAATTGCTCCAGGCCAAACCACTAATGCCCTCATCACTACAGACCAAAATACTGGCAAGTACTTGGTCGCAGCAGCCCCCTTCATGGACTCACCTATTGCTGTTGATAACGTGACCGCCACCGCCACCTTGCACTATTCCGGCACACTTTCTAATGCTGCCACAACCCTCACCACCCCACCACCACGAAATGCCACAGCAGTCGCGAACAAGTTTACTAACTCCCTCAAAAGCCTTAATTCACAAAAATATCCTGCCAAAGTCCCATTGAAGATTGATCACAGTCTGTTTTTCACAGTTGGCCTAGGAGTTAATCCTTGCCCAACTTGCAAAGCTGGTAATGGAAGTAGAGTGGTTGCTAGTATTAACAATGTCACGTTTGTTATGCCAACCACGGCTCTACTACAAGCACATTTTTTCAACATCGGTGGTGTGTTCACCACTGATTTTCCTAAAAACCCACCACATACATTCAACTACACGGGAACTCCACCAGCAAATTTACAGACCACAAATGGAACAAAGGTTTATAAGCTGAAATACAATTCTACAGTTCAACTTGTTATGCAAGATACAGGAATCATATCCACTGAGAACCATCCAGTCCATTTACATGGCTTCAACTTCTTCGCTGTTGGTAGAGGAGTCGGAAATTACATTCCAAATACAGACCCTAACAATTTCAATCTTGTTGATCCTGTGGAAAGGAACACAATCGGAGTACCCTCTGGTGGATGGGTTGGTATTCGATTCCGAGCAGATAATCCAG GAGTTTGGTTCATGCATTGCCATCTAGAAGTGCACACAACATGGGGACTAAAGATGGCGTTTCTGGTTGAGGACGGCAAAGGCCCTAACCAATCACTTCTGCCACCTCCTAGTGATCTGCCAAAATGTTGA
- the LOC119995096 gene encoding laccase-4-like isoform X2 codes for MEFSYCLRFLLLIACLSPALVECRVRRYTFNVVMKNTTRLCSSKPIVTVNGKFPGPTLYAREDDTVLVRVINKVKYNVSIHWHGIRQLQTGWADGPAYITQCPIQPGQNYVYNFNITGQRGTLLWHAHILWLRATVHGAIVILPKRGVPYPFPTPHKEVVVILAEWWKSDTEAVINQALKSGLAPNVSDAHTINGHPGTFSTCPSQGGFTLPVQSGQTYMLRIINAALNEELFFKIAGHKLTIVEVDATYVKPFKTDTILIAPGQTTNALITTDQNTGKYLVAAAPFMDSPIAVDNVTATATLHYSGTLSNAATTLTTPPPRNATAVANKFTNSLKSLNSQKYPAKVPLKIDHSLFFTVGLGVNPCPTCKAGNGSRVVASINNVTFVMPTTALLQAHFFNIGGVFTTDFPKNPPHTFNYTGTPPANLQTTNGTKVYKLKYNSTVQLVMQDTGIISTENHPVHLHGFNFFAVGRGVGNYIPNTDPNNFNLVDPVERNTIGVPSGGWVGIRFRADNPGVWFMHCHLEVHTTWGLKMAFLVEDGKGPNQSLLPPPSDLPKC; via the exons GTGGTGATGAAAAATACTACCAGACTATGTTCAAGTAAGCCTATTGTCACTGTCAATGGGAAGTTCCCAGGACCAACTCTTTATGCCAGGGAAGATGACACAGTGCTTGTTAGGGTCATCAACAAAGTCAAATATAATGTATCTATTCACTG GCATGGAATCCGGCAACTCCAAACGGGTTGGGCTGATGGTCCTGCATACATTACCCAGTGCCCAATCCAGCCTGGGCAAAACTAtgtgtacaatttcaacattacAGGTCAGAGAGGCACACTCCTCTGGCATGCACACATTCTCTGGTTGAGGGCCACAGTCCATGGTGCCATTGTTATCTTGCCTAAGCGTGGTGTCCCATATCCATTCCCAACTCCCCATAAAGAAGTTGTGGTCATATTAG CTGAATGGTGGAAATCGGACACAGAAGCTGTGATTAACCAAGCTCTCAAATCTGGATTGGCACCAAATGTATCTGATGCTCACACTATCAATGGCCATCCTGGAACCTTCTCAACTTGTCCTTCACAAG GTGGGTTCACATTGCCAGTCCAAAGTGGGCAGACATACATGCTAAGGATTATCAATGCTGCACTCAATGAAGAGCTCTTCTTTAAGATTGCCGGGCACAAGCTCACCATTGTAGAAGTTGATGCCACATATGTCAAACCATTCAAAACAGACACAATCCTAATTGCTCCAGGCCAAACCACTAATGCCCTCATCACTACAGACCAAAATACTGGCAAGTACTTGGTCGCAGCAGCCCCCTTCATGGACTCACCTATTGCTGTTGATAACGTGACCGCCACCGCCACCTTGCACTATTCCGGCACACTTTCTAATGCTGCCACAACCCTCACCACCCCACCACCACGAAATGCCACAGCAGTCGCGAACAAGTTTACTAACTCCCTCAAAAGCCTTAATTCACAAAAATATCCTGCCAAAGTCCCATTGAAGATTGATCACAGTCTGTTTTTCACAGTTGGCCTAGGAGTTAATCCTTGCCCAACTTGCAAAGCTGGTAATGGAAGTAGAGTGGTTGCTAGTATTAACAATGTCACGTTTGTTATGCCAACCACGGCTCTACTACAAGCACATTTTTTCAACATCGGTGGTGTGTTCACCACTGATTTTCCTAAAAACCCACCACATACATTCAACTACACGGGAACTCCACCAGCAAATTTACAGACCACAAATGGAACAAAGGTTTATAAGCTGAAATACAATTCTACAGTTCAACTTGTTATGCAAGATACAGGAATCATATCCACTGAGAACCATCCAGTCCATTTACATGGCTTCAACTTCTTCGCTGTTGGTAGAGGAGTCGGAAATTACATTCCAAATACAGACCCTAACAATTTCAATCTTGTTGATCCTGTGGAAAGGAACACAATCGGAGTACCCTCTGGTGGATGGGTTGGTATTCGATTCCGAGCAGATAATCCAG GAGTTTGGTTCATGCATTGCCATCTAGAAGTGCACACAACATGGGGACTAAAGATGGCGTTTCTGGTTGAGGACGGCAAAGGCCCTAACCAATCACTTCTGCCACCTCCTAGTGATCTGCCAAAATGTTGA